A stretch of Microbulbifer bruguierae DNA encodes these proteins:
- a CDS encoding VacB/RNase II family 3'-5' exoribonuclease, with product MLNADALKQLSQLKSDIRSTKEFAEGRVRGSSGKFGFVVLDDGREAFLPPAEMDRVFPGDRVRASLTEEENGKLSAELDSLIESDLKYLVGQYIQRGQGHFIQPSDNALSRWIFLPPKARSSAQPGDFIACSVTRHPFKDGKSQAKVESVIGKPDLAGIEHAFVVAQYRLPNQFSKAALEQAQQIPEQLESLCGDRKDLSSLGFVTIDAESTRDMDDALAVSESENGWTLHIAVADPSSLIATGTALDKDAYQRANSVYLAGETLPMLPANLCENSFSLLPGELRPALVMHVAVGKDGALNGFEYEFAAIRSQHKLSYQQVAAFIEGNDSAVPAEQQEQLRSLGALSKARAEYRAGHSLIMEDRPDYELILNTQRKIERIEKQPRTAAQRMVEEAMLAANFSAGEKLAQLGAGCFSVHLGFRDERMAEIRALLKEVLPEFAEQDLHQLDVYLKLVKQLESHSDTAMHNVLAVLKRMLRPGELSHSAAAHLGLGIAHYATVTSPIRKFNDLHNHRVLRAALEGNDLPALNESASGELQQSVSTGRQADRALQQWLYCQYLESKVGEIFSGQITLVNGAGIGVRLEDNGINGFVRFNSKKQPFEFDGKHLRITRGEESFQLEQQVQVKLSAVDTEKRRIAFELVTDELATEAAPATNE from the coding sequence ATGCTTAATGCCGATGCCCTCAAACAGCTTTCCCAGCTGAAATCCGATATCCGCTCCACCAAAGAATTTGCCGAAGGCCGCGTGCGCGGCAGCAGCGGAAAATTCGGATTCGTGGTGCTGGATGACGGCCGCGAGGCATTCCTGCCACCGGCAGAGATGGATCGGGTATTCCCCGGCGACCGGGTGCGCGCAAGCCTGACGGAAGAGGAAAACGGCAAGCTGTCCGCGGAGCTGGATTCGCTGATTGAATCAGACCTCAAGTACCTGGTAGGTCAGTACATTCAGCGCGGCCAGGGTCACTTTATCCAGCCCAGTGACAACGCCCTGTCTCGCTGGATTTTTTTGCCACCCAAAGCCCGTAGCTCCGCTCAACCCGGCGATTTCATCGCCTGCAGTGTGACCCGCCACCCGTTCAAGGACGGCAAATCCCAGGCAAAGGTCGAGAGCGTTATCGGCAAACCGGACCTGGCGGGCATCGAGCACGCCTTTGTGGTCGCCCAGTACCGTTTGCCCAACCAGTTCAGCAAGGCCGCCCTGGAACAGGCGCAACAGATTCCCGAACAACTGGAAAGCCTGTGTGGCGACCGCAAAGACCTGTCCTCCCTGGGCTTTGTGACCATTGATGCGGAATCCACCCGGGATATGGACGATGCGCTGGCAGTTAGCGAGTCCGAAAATGGCTGGACCCTGCATATTGCGGTCGCCGACCCTTCGAGCCTGATCGCCACCGGCACTGCCCTCGATAAAGACGCCTACCAGCGAGCCAACAGCGTTTACCTGGCCGGCGAAACCCTGCCCATGTTGCCTGCGAATCTGTGCGAAAACAGCTTTTCCCTGCTGCCCGGAGAACTGCGCCCGGCACTGGTGATGCATGTTGCGGTGGGCAAAGACGGCGCCCTGAATGGTTTCGAGTACGAGTTCGCCGCGATCCGCTCGCAACATAAACTGAGCTACCAGCAGGTAGCCGCATTTATCGAAGGTAACGACAGCGCCGTGCCAGCAGAGCAGCAGGAACAGCTCCGCAGCCTGGGTGCACTCAGCAAAGCGCGCGCCGAGTACCGCGCCGGTCACTCCCTGATCATGGAGGACCGACCGGATTACGAGCTGATCCTCAACACACAGCGCAAAATCGAGCGCATTGAAAAGCAACCCCGCACCGCGGCCCAGCGGATGGTGGAAGAAGCCATGCTGGCGGCCAATTTCAGTGCCGGCGAAAAACTCGCGCAACTCGGCGCTGGCTGCTTTTCCGTACACCTGGGGTTCCGCGACGAGCGTATGGCCGAGATCCGCGCGCTGCTGAAAGAGGTGCTGCCAGAGTTCGCCGAGCAGGATCTGCACCAACTTGATGTTTACCTGAAACTGGTAAAACAGCTGGAGTCCCACAGCGATACTGCCATGCACAATGTGCTCGCTGTACTTAAGCGCATGTTGCGCCCGGGAGAGTTGAGTCACAGTGCCGCGGCCCACCTGGGACTGGGCATTGCACATTACGCTACCGTCACCTCCCCGATCCGCAAATTCAACGATCTGCACAACCATCGCGTTTTGCGCGCAGCACTGGAAGGTAATGATCTCCCGGCGCTGAATGAATCTGCCAGCGGCGAACTGCAACAGAGTGTCAGCACTGGTCGCCAGGCGGACAGAGCACTACAGCAATGGCTGTATTGCCAGTACCTGGAAAGCAAGGTGGGTGAAATATTCAGCGGCCAGATCACCCTGGTGAACGGTGCCGGTATCGGCGTGCGCCTGGAAGACAATGGCATCAACGGTTTTGTGCGCTTCAACAGCAAAAAGCAGCCGTTCGAGTTCGACGGCAAACACCTGCGCATTACTCGCGGTGAAGAGTCCTTCCAGCTGGAGCAGCAGGTACAGGTAAAGCTCAGTGCCGTGGATACCGAAAAACGTCGCATTGCTTTTGAGCTGGTGACGGATGAACTGGCAACTGAAGCTGCACCTGCCACCAACGAATAA
- a CDS encoding Glu/Leu/Phe/Val dehydrogenase dimerization domain-containing protein gives MSVFSHPAYDNHEEVAFYHDAKSGLKAIIAVHNTNLGPSLGGCRMWPYADDAEALNDVLRLSRGMTYKSAMAGLKLGGGKSVIIGDPRKQKTPELLRAMGDFLNTLGGRYITAEDSGTSVADMKIIGERSEYVSGVIAGQEHGGDPSPSTAYGVFVGLKAAVAHRWGRTDLNGLKVSIQGVGNVGFRLAKLLKHAGAELFVTDIFQDNVDRVVNELGATAVSADEIFDLDVDLFAPCAMGAILNDDTISRLKVGAIAGAANNQLAEARHAQMLKDKGILYAPDYVINAGGIIDVYYQQLGEYNADQVKAHIETIGTTLQEVFERADQSGETTALVADRIAEERFGHKDTLNSTNSAAA, from the coding sequence ATGAGTGTTTTTTCCCATCCCGCTTACGATAATCACGAAGAAGTTGCTTTCTATCACGACGCCAAAAGCGGCTTGAAAGCGATTATCGCGGTACACAATACCAATCTGGGGCCATCCCTCGGCGGTTGCCGCATGTGGCCCTACGCGGATGATGCCGAGGCTCTAAATGACGTGCTGCGTTTATCGCGAGGTATGACTTACAAGTCAGCTATGGCCGGTCTGAAGCTGGGTGGCGGCAAGTCGGTCATAATCGGCGATCCCCGCAAGCAGAAGACTCCGGAGCTGCTGCGCGCCATGGGCGACTTTCTCAATACGTTGGGAGGACGCTATATCACTGCGGAGGATTCGGGTACCAGCGTTGCCGATATGAAAATCATCGGCGAGCGCAGTGAATATGTTTCCGGCGTCATTGCCGGCCAGGAGCATGGCGGTGATCCGTCTCCCTCCACCGCATATGGTGTATTTGTGGGGCTGAAGGCCGCGGTAGCGCACCGCTGGGGACGCACTGACCTGAATGGCCTCAAAGTTTCCATACAGGGGGTGGGCAACGTCGGTTTCCGCCTGGCAAAACTGCTCAAACACGCCGGTGCAGAACTGTTTGTAACCGATATTTTTCAGGACAACGTGGATCGCGTAGTCAACGAGCTGGGCGCTACCGCGGTTTCTGCGGACGAGATCTTTGACCTGGACGTTGACCTCTTTGCGCCCTGTGCTATGGGCGCCATCCTCAACGATGACACGATCAGCCGCCTGAAAGTGGGTGCGATTGCCGGTGCCGCCAACAACCAGCTGGCGGAGGCGCGCCACGCGCAGATGTTGAAAGACAAGGGCATTCTTTATGCGCCTGACTATGTGATCAATGCCGGCGGTATCATCGATGTGTATTATCAGCAGCTGGGCGAATACAACGCGGATCAGGTGAAGGCCCATATTGAAACCATCGGCACTACGCTGCAGGAAGTTTTTGAGCGCGCGGACCAATCTGGCGAAACCACCGCTCTCGTGGCGGACCGTATTGCCGAAGAGCGTTTTGGCCACAAAGATACGCTGAATTCGACGAACTCTGCCGCTGCCTAA
- a CDS encoding M16 family metallopeptidase, translating into MDLKLASGRLALAALIFSGFLAGCEKNDNQVGHEEHHKALMVDKEAAASSKEAAHGNEAYVEAPKIGLPFHKETLKNGLTVIVHEDHKAPVVAINIWYKVGSKDESRGKTGFAHLFEHLMFNGSENFPGEYFEPFQRSGATDMNGTTNNDRTNYFETVPVGALDMALWMESDRMGHFKGAISQEKLDEQRDVVKNEKRQGENAPYGKAFDVIATSTFPSDHPYSWTTIGSMDDLDQASLEDVKQWFTDYYQPANAILVIAGDISVKKAMAKARQYFGDIPSTSVPEELKNWELPTQVNKRVEMTDQVPQTRIYKVWNVPAVGGEEENALDLMTSLLANRKNSLLYRRLVRDEQVATSVSAFYYGRQLAGQLFVMVDVKPGHSVEKVEKLLDEELREFAHTGVSADELRRIKQSEFASLVKGLEKIGGFGGKTDLLARSEFYYGDPGALLKSLDEYADVSERDVQEVAGKWLKPEHFTLVIRPKEKFEVSGKPVDRNKLPAVDKTVELELPKQQTFTLGNGLKVVLAERHDTPAVFMTLQYRSGASADGDLPGLASVVARMLSEGAGRYDSLAFSAREEELGASISAGSGLDFNSLSFSALKTQLEPSLELFRDVISDPLFSEEDLKRVKSNWLDSIKQEEAQPQGLALRELPPLLFGKDHPYGAPLTGSGTPEAIESITRDHLVNFHKTWLRPDNAELVVVGDVTKEEIQPLLNQTLGHWHAPKESLPELAIPTVERPQKARIYLLDRPGAEQSYIMAGLVMPPWKPEGAEAFDAMASAIAGKFTSRINMNLREEKHWSYGARAVSMDTEAQRPYIVFAPVQTDKTAASMAELLKEYRAYLGSRPIEEVELADYKDDEILKQSARFQTKGQLLSSISWQVEKGLPAEYIADYPQRVSALTRDAVEAAAKEYLAPDQFTWLVVGDLEQIQKEIEALDIGPVEVLPSKQ; encoded by the coding sequence ATGGATTTGAAACTGGCGTCGGGACGCTTGGCCCTGGCGGCCCTGATATTTTCCGGATTTTTAGCGGGCTGTGAAAAAAATGACAACCAGGTGGGGCACGAAGAGCACCACAAAGCACTCATGGTTGACAAAGAAGCTGCCGCCAGTAGTAAAGAGGCGGCACACGGCAACGAGGCCTATGTAGAGGCGCCAAAAATTGGGCTGCCATTTCACAAAGAAACACTCAAAAATGGCCTTACCGTAATCGTTCATGAAGACCACAAAGCGCCGGTGGTGGCGATTAATATCTGGTACAAGGTGGGCTCCAAGGATGAGAGTCGAGGCAAGACCGGGTTTGCGCATTTGTTTGAACACCTGATGTTCAATGGGTCGGAAAACTTCCCGGGAGAATATTTCGAACCGTTCCAGCGTTCCGGTGCCACGGACATGAACGGCACTACGAATAATGACCGCACCAATTATTTTGAGACAGTCCCTGTCGGAGCGCTGGATATGGCGCTGTGGATGGAGTCTGACCGGATGGGGCATTTCAAGGGCGCCATCAGCCAGGAAAAACTGGATGAGCAGCGCGATGTGGTAAAAAACGAAAAGCGCCAGGGGGAGAATGCGCCGTACGGTAAAGCCTTTGATGTGATCGCCACCAGTACCTTTCCTTCAGACCATCCCTATTCCTGGACCACTATCGGCTCCATGGACGATCTGGATCAGGCCAGTCTGGAGGATGTAAAACAGTGGTTCACCGATTATTACCAACCCGCCAATGCAATTCTGGTCATCGCCGGTGATATTTCCGTAAAAAAGGCTATGGCCAAGGCGCGGCAGTATTTCGGTGATATACCCAGTACCTCAGTACCTGAAGAACTGAAAAACTGGGAGCTGCCCACGCAAGTCAACAAGCGTGTGGAAATGACCGACCAGGTGCCGCAAACCCGGATCTACAAGGTGTGGAATGTACCGGCGGTTGGCGGTGAGGAAGAAAATGCCCTGGATTTAATGACTTCACTGCTGGCCAATCGCAAAAATTCACTGCTATACCGGCGGTTGGTACGTGATGAACAGGTCGCTACCAGCGTGAGCGCTTTCTACTACGGTCGCCAGCTTGCCGGGCAGTTATTTGTGATGGTGGATGTCAAACCGGGACATTCCGTTGAAAAGGTCGAAAAACTGCTGGATGAAGAGTTGCGCGAGTTTGCCCACACCGGTGTCAGTGCCGATGAACTGCGCAGGATCAAGCAAAGCGAGTTTGCCAGTTTGGTAAAAGGGTTGGAGAAAATCGGTGGCTTTGGTGGGAAAACCGATCTCCTGGCGCGTTCCGAATTCTATTACGGTGATCCAGGGGCATTACTCAAGTCGCTCGACGAATATGCCGATGTGTCGGAAAGGGATGTGCAGGAAGTGGCGGGCAAGTGGCTGAAGCCTGAGCATTTTACCCTGGTCATCCGCCCCAAAGAAAAGTTTGAGGTGAGCGGGAAACCCGTTGATCGCAACAAGCTACCGGCAGTGGATAAAACAGTAGAACTGGAGTTGCCGAAGCAGCAGACATTTACACTGGGAAATGGACTCAAAGTGGTACTGGCGGAACGGCACGATACACCGGCAGTATTTATGACTCTGCAATACCGAAGCGGGGCTTCTGCGGACGGCGACCTGCCCGGTTTGGCTTCGGTGGTAGCACGTATGCTGAGCGAGGGGGCGGGGCGATATGACAGCCTGGCGTTCAGTGCCCGCGAGGAGGAGCTGGGTGCGAGCATTAGTGCCGGCAGTGGACTTGATTTCAATTCCCTCAGTTTCTCCGCGCTGAAAACACAATTGGAACCCTCCCTGGAACTTTTCCGCGATGTCATTTCCGACCCGCTGTTTTCCGAAGAAGATCTGAAACGGGTCAAGTCCAACTGGCTTGACTCAATCAAGCAGGAAGAGGCCCAGCCCCAGGGGCTGGCTCTTCGAGAATTGCCGCCACTGCTGTTTGGCAAGGATCACCCTTACGGTGCGCCACTCACCGGCTCAGGTACACCAGAGGCCATTGAATCGATCACCCGCGATCACCTGGTGAATTTTCACAAGACCTGGCTGCGCCCGGACAATGCCGAGCTCGTCGTGGTTGGGGATGTGACCAAAGAGGAAATCCAGCCGCTGTTGAATCAAACTCTGGGTCACTGGCATGCACCGAAAGAGTCTTTGCCCGAATTGGCGATACCCACGGTAGAGCGTCCGCAAAAAGCGCGGATCTATCTGCTGGATCGTCCCGGTGCCGAGCAGAGCTATATCATGGCGGGACTGGTTATGCCGCCCTGGAAGCCAGAAGGGGCGGAGGCCTTCGATGCGATGGCTTCGGCCATCGCCGGCAAATTCACTTCCCGCATCAATATGAATTTGCGGGAAGAAAAACACTGGTCCTATGGTGCCCGCGCAGTCTCGATGGATACTGAAGCACAACGCCCGTATATCGTGTTTGCACCGGTACAGACCGACAAAACCGCCGCTTCTATGGCCGAATTGTTAAAAGAGTACCGGGCATATCTCGGCAGCCGCCCCATCGAGGAGGTGGAGCTTGCAGACTACAAGGACGACGAAATACTGAAGCAAAGTGCACGTTTTCAGACCAAAGGACAGTTGCTTTCAAGTATCAGCTGGCAAGTGGAGAAGGGGTTGCCAGCGGAATACATTGCCGATTATCCGCAACGGGTAAGTGCCCTGACCCGAGATGCCGTGGAGGCGGCAGCGAAGGAATATCTCGCTCCCGACCAATTTACCTGGTTGGTGGTCGGTGATCTCGAGCAGATACAGAAAGAAATAGAAGCACTGGATATTGGTCCGGTGGAGGTCTTGCCCAGCAAGCAATAA
- a CDS encoding GntR family transcriptional regulator, giving the protein MKDAEFIEPQEEFRTTQERVYYQVRDAILRGQFLPGRAITIRGLAAELDCSPMPVREALRRLTSERALELSDTRRVTVPSMTREKLDEICAARVALECQAAVQALPFVGDDELAALQGLDDRVTVALERKDIQEYVAANLEFHFTLYRLGRPHIILSLIESLWLQTAPLQHLVFQRFGVQELPDRHRDLIEAIASKDELGVRAAIRQDIEEGLGSISAEELLPT; this is encoded by the coding sequence ATGAAAGACGCCGAGTTTATCGAGCCGCAGGAGGAGTTCCGCACTACCCAGGAGCGGGTGTACTACCAGGTGCGCGACGCCATCCTGCGGGGCCAGTTTTTGCCGGGGCGAGCCATCACGATCCGCGGCCTGGCGGCAGAGCTGGATTGCAGTCCGATGCCTGTGCGCGAGGCTCTGCGCCGGCTGACGTCGGAACGCGCGCTGGAACTCTCGGATACACGGCGGGTAACCGTGCCCAGTATGACCCGGGAAAAACTGGACGAAATCTGCGCGGCGCGGGTGGCTCTGGAGTGTCAGGCGGCTGTGCAGGCGTTACCGTTTGTCGGGGATGACGAATTGGCGGCCCTGCAGGGGCTGGATGATCGAGTCACCGTTGCACTGGAACGCAAGGATATCCAGGAATATGTCGCCGCTAACCTGGAGTTTCATTTCACCCTCTACCGCCTCGGCCGTCCCCATATCATCCTGTCACTGATCGAGAGCCTGTGGCTGCAGACAGCGCCATTACAGCATTTGGTGTTCCAGCGCTTCGGGGTGCAGGAACTGCCGGATCGCCATCGCGATCTTATCGAGGCCATCGCCAGCAAGGATGAGCTGGGGGTGCGCGCTGCTATCCGCCAGGATATCGAAGAGGGCCTGGGGTCCATTTCCGCAGAAGAGTTGTTGCCGACCTGA
- a CDS encoding DUF6122 family protein codes for MFSYIHIVLHLLVPLAIAWFFFRSEWKKAALFMLAANLVDLDHLLASPVYDPNRCSINFHPLHTMFPISFYGAMMFLPWKPVRWLGIGLVSHMLLDAIDCGF; via the coding sequence ATGTTCAGTTATATCCATATTGTTTTGCATCTGCTGGTTCCGCTGGCGATTGCCTGGTTTTTCTTTCGCAGCGAGTGGAAAAAGGCCGCGTTGTTTATGCTGGCCGCCAATCTGGTGGACCTGGACCACCTGCTGGCTTCGCCGGTATACGACCCCAACCGCTGCAGCATCAATTTCCACCCGCTGCACACCATGTTTCCCATTTCTTTTTACGGCGCCATGATGTTCCTGCCCTGGAAGCCGGTACGCTGGCTCGGTATTGGTCTGGTCAGTCATATGCTGCTGGACGCGATCGATTGCGGTTTTTGA
- a CDS encoding metal-dependent hydrolase family protein, with protein sequence MFALPKLTSRSVVLAHALLTIFLLVTSARVAAEDIAVHAGWLFDSENGRLLEKRTVHIVDGKVESVERGFTRRAGERVIDLSAFSVLPGLMDMHTHLAYEYGPRTYTETFTWNPADYTLRAVNTAERTLLAGFTTVRDLGDNANVTVSLRNAINRGDIVGPRVFTAGKSIATTGGHADPTNGYRHALMGSPGPAEGVVNGAASAREAVRQRYKDGVDLIKITATGGVLSVAKSGENPQFMADELEAIVATAKDYGFTVAVHAHGKEGMERAIRAGVNSIEHGTYMDEKTMALMLEHGTWYVPTLMAGDWVTQKATVDGFFPDMVRTKAAKIGPLIQDTFSRAHRKGVKIAFGTDTGVSRHGDNGKEFSLMVQGGMTPADAIRSATWNAAQLLNAQDELGSVSPGKWADLVAVIGNPLEDITALERVRFVMKGGKVYKQPN encoded by the coding sequence ATGTTTGCATTACCGAAGCTCACTTCACGAAGCGTGGTTCTCGCCCACGCCTTACTGACAATTTTTCTGCTTGTGACCTCTGCCAGGGTTGCGGCAGAGGATATCGCCGTACACGCCGGCTGGTTGTTCGATAGCGAAAACGGTCGACTGCTGGAAAAGCGCACTGTACATATCGTTGATGGCAAGGTGGAATCCGTGGAGCGCGGGTTTACCCGGCGTGCTGGCGAGCGGGTTATTGATCTAAGTGCTTTTTCGGTGTTGCCGGGGCTGATGGATATGCATACCCACCTGGCGTACGAATACGGTCCGCGTACCTACACCGAAACCTTTACCTGGAACCCGGCGGATTACACGCTGCGCGCAGTCAATACTGCCGAGCGTACCCTACTGGCCGGGTTTACCACTGTGCGTGATCTCGGCGATAACGCGAATGTGACCGTGAGTCTGCGCAATGCCATCAACCGTGGGGACATTGTCGGACCGCGCGTATTTACCGCGGGTAAGTCCATTGCCACCACTGGCGGCCACGCAGACCCTACTAACGGCTACCGCCATGCACTGATGGGCAGCCCGGGTCCGGCAGAGGGTGTGGTCAACGGTGCGGCCAGTGCGCGCGAGGCGGTGCGGCAGCGCTATAAGGACGGCGTTGACCTCATCAAAATCACGGCGACTGGCGGTGTATTGAGTGTGGCAAAAAGTGGCGAGAATCCTCAGTTTATGGCGGACGAGCTGGAGGCTATCGTGGCCACCGCAAAAGACTACGGTTTTACCGTGGCGGTTCACGCCCACGGCAAGGAGGGTATGGAGCGGGCGATTCGTGCGGGAGTAAATTCCATTGAGCACGGTACCTATATGGATGAGAAAACCATGGCGCTGATGCTGGAGCATGGTACCTGGTATGTCCCGACCCTGATGGCCGGGGACTGGGTTACCCAGAAGGCCACGGTGGATGGTTTTTTCCCGGACATGGTGCGCACCAAAGCAGCCAAAATTGGGCCGTTGATTCAGGACACCTTTAGTCGGGCGCATCGCAAGGGGGTAAAGATTGCTTTCGGTACCGATACCGGAGTCAGTCGCCACGGTGATAACGGGAAAGAGTTTTCGCTGATGGTGCAGGGTGGTATGACGCCGGCTGATGCTATCCGCTCCGCAACCTGGAATGCGGCACAACTGCTAAATGCCCAGGATGAGCTGGGTAGTGTCTCACCGGGTAAATGGGCGGACCTGGTGGCGGTGATAGGCAATCCACTGGAGGATATTACCGCGTTGGAAAGGGTGCGGTTTGTGATGAAGGGCGGCAAGGTGTACAAGCAACCGAACTAG
- a CDS encoding SIMPL domain-containing protein, producing the protein MHKSLKLFSASLLAGLLAFTSGCGNDADTHSSGTLISISAQGEASQAPDIANISAGVVTEASESNAAMQANAVQMEKLMKAIKRAGIDDKDVQTSGINLMPRYEYQPNRAREITGYQAHNTVNITVRKLDELSNVIDALAAEGANQIHGPSFSIGEPEPLLAEARQKALKMAQARAESYADALGTKVLRIVSISEGSHGGMPRPMMRAEMSAAKDSASTPVAPGETSVSVNLELVFELAK; encoded by the coding sequence ATGCATAAATCACTGAAACTATTTTCTGCCAGCCTGCTCGCAGGTCTGCTTGCCTTTACCAGCGGCTGCGGAAACGACGCAGATACGCATTCATCCGGCACACTGATTTCCATCTCGGCCCAGGGCGAGGCCAGTCAGGCACCGGATATTGCCAATATATCCGCAGGTGTAGTCACCGAAGCCAGCGAGAGCAATGCCGCCATGCAAGCCAATGCGGTACAGATGGAAAAATTGATGAAGGCCATCAAGCGCGCCGGAATCGATGATAAGGATGTACAGACCAGCGGCATCAACCTGATGCCCCGCTATGAGTACCAGCCAAATCGAGCTCGAGAGATCACTGGCTATCAAGCGCATAACACCGTGAATATCACTGTGCGCAAGCTGGATGAACTGAGCAACGTCATCGATGCTCTCGCGGCAGAAGGCGCAAACCAGATACACGGCCCCAGTTTTTCCATTGGTGAGCCAGAACCGCTATTGGCAGAAGCCCGTCAGAAAGCGCTGAAAATGGCGCAGGCACGTGCAGAATCCTATGCGGATGCCCTCGGCACAAAGGTGCTCAGAATCGTCAGTATTTCCGAAGGTAGTCACGGCGGCATGCCGCGACCGATGATGCGCGCAGAAATGTCTGCGGCCAAAGACAGTGCCAGTACCCCGGTCGCGCCCGGTGAAACATCGGTTTCGGTCAATCTCGAGCTGGTTTTCGAGCTGGCAAAATAA
- a CDS encoding aspartate aminotransferase family protein: MNKNQLQQHDREHLLHPFTDFHDLGQQGTRVITSAEGAYITDIDGHQMLDGMSGLWCCNLGYSRREITEAIYEQLNKLPFYNSFFQCTTVPAIELADLLSEVTPAHMNNVFFTGSGSEANDTNLRIIRRYWDLKEQPEKRIVISRLNGYHGSTIGGASLGGMSGMHKQFQKLDYIEHIQQPYWFGEGGDMSPEEFGVYAARCLEEKILQLGPENVAAFIAEPIQGAGGVIIPPETYWPEVKKILDHYDILFVMDEVIFGFGRTGQWFGADYYGVKPDLMTFAKAVTNGYFPLGGTMVSDRVAEVIKSKGGEFTHGYTYSAHPAACAAGLATLNILRDEKIIDNVREVTAPYLAKRWAELADHPIVGEARSLGLVGALELVKDKGSRARFDDKCTAGGVCRDLSIKNGLVMRATGDTMIIAPPLIITTAQVDELVEKAHRALDDTARALA, translated from the coding sequence ATGAACAAGAATCAGCTACAACAACATGACCGCGAGCACCTGCTACACCCGTTTACCGATTTTCACGACCTGGGGCAGCAGGGTACGCGGGTGATTACCAGTGCCGAAGGCGCCTACATCACCGATATCGACGGCCATCAAATGCTCGATGGTATGTCTGGTCTGTGGTGTTGCAACCTGGGGTACAGCCGCCGGGAAATCACTGAAGCCATCTACGAGCAGCTGAACAAACTGCCGTTCTACAACAGCTTTTTCCAATGCACCACGGTGCCTGCCATCGAACTGGCCGATCTTCTCTCGGAAGTGACGCCTGCACACATGAACAATGTGTTCTTTACCGGTTCTGGCAGTGAAGCCAACGATACCAATCTGCGTATTATCCGCCGCTACTGGGATCTCAAGGAGCAGCCGGAAAAACGCATCGTGATCTCCCGCCTGAACGGCTATCACGGTTCCACCATCGGTGGCGCCAGCCTGGGTGGAATGAGCGGTATGCACAAGCAGTTCCAGAAACTGGATTACATTGAGCATATTCAGCAGCCCTACTGGTTTGGTGAGGGCGGCGATATGTCGCCGGAGGAGTTCGGTGTCTACGCCGCCCGCTGTCTGGAGGAAAAAATCCTGCAGCTGGGCCCGGAAAATGTCGCTGCCTTTATCGCCGAGCCCATTCAGGGCGCCGGCGGTGTGATCATCCCTCCGGAAACCTACTGGCCGGAAGTGAAGAAAATACTGGATCACTACGACATTCTGTTTGTGATGGACGAGGTGATTTTTGGTTTCGGTCGCACCGGACAGTGGTTTGGTGCGGATTACTATGGGGTGAAGCCGGACCTGATGACCTTCGCCAAAGCGGTCACCAATGGTTATTTCCCACTTGGGGGAACCATGGTCAGCGATCGCGTGGCGGAAGTGATCAAATCCAAGGGTGGAGAGTTCACTCACGGATATACCTATTCCGCGCACCCGGCGGCCTGCGCTGCGGGCCTCGCCACGCTGAATATCCTGCGCGATGAAAAAATCATCGATAACGTACGTGAAGTCACCGCGCCATATCTGGCCAAGCGCTGGGCAGAGCTGGCCGACCACCCGATCGTCGGCGAGGCGCGCAGTCTCGGATTGGTGGGGGCTCTGGAACTGGTGAAGGACAAGGGTAGCCGTGCCCGTTTCGACGATAAGTGCACCGCTGGCGGCGTATGTCGGGACCTCAGTATCAAGAATGGTCTGGTGATGCGCGCTACCGGCGACACCATGATCATCGCACCGCCGCTGATTATCACCACGGCGCAGGT
- a CDS encoding VOC family protein, translated as MEYLHTMVRVTDLEESLAFYCDKLGLYEVRRNDYEKGRFTLVFLAAPGDSGSADSDARPCLELTYNWDPEAYTGGRNFGHLAYRVDNIYETCQRLMDMGVIINRPPRDGHMAFVRSPDNISIELLQKGDALAPQEPWASMENTGEW; from the coding sequence GTGGAATATTTGCACACGATGGTGCGAGTCACCGATCTTGAGGAATCTCTGGCGTTTTATTGTGACAAGCTGGGCCTGTACGAGGTCCGTCGCAACGACTATGAGAAAGGTCGTTTCACGCTGGTCTTCCTCGCCGCTCCGGGCGATTCCGGTAGTGCCGACAGCGACGCGCGGCCGTGCCTGGAATTGACCTATAACTGGGATCCCGAGGCCTACACCGGCGGCCGTAACTTCGGCCATCTCGCGTATCGGGTGGACAATATCTATGAAACCTGTCAGCGCCTGATGGACATGGGGGTAATCATCAACCGCCCGCCGCGGGACGGACATATGGCGTTTGTACGCTCTCCGGATAATATCTCCATCGAATTGTTGCAGAAGGGTGATGCACTCGCGCCGCAGGAACCCTGGGCGTCAATGGAAAACACGGGCGAGTGGTAA